One part of the Aurantibacillus circumpalustris genome encodes these proteins:
- a CDS encoding adenine phosphoribosyltransferase — MTLEQSIKKEIRDIADFPKPGIIFKDITPLFYKQELCNDIVNGFIERLEEVPDAIIGIESRGFLFGFLVANKLNVPFVLVRKAGKLPYKTVKEEYALEYGTSIIEMHEDALEKGWNVIIHDDLIATGGTAQAAAKLVEKMGAKVAGFNFVVSLDFLNGKSKLVNHTNNITCLVHY, encoded by the coding sequence ATGACATTAGAACAGTCTATAAAGAAAGAAATAAGGGACATTGCAGATTTTCCGAAACCTGGAATTATCTTCAAAGACATTACGCCATTATTTTACAAACAAGAACTTTGTAACGATATCGTCAACGGTTTTATTGAACGTTTGGAAGAAGTACCCGATGCCATTATTGGAATTGAAAGTCGGGGATTTTTATTTGGTTTTTTAGTCGCTAACAAATTGAACGTACCGTTTGTTTTAGTAAGAAAAGCGGGTAAACTTCCTTATAAAACAGTTAAAGAAGAATACGCATTAGAATACGGCACTTCCATTATTGAAATGCACGAAGATGCTTTAGAGAAGGGGTGGAACGTAATCATACACGATGATCTTATAGCTACAGGTGGAACAGCACAAGCCGCTGCAAAACTTGTAGAAAAGATGGGAGCAAAAGTTGCAGGGTTTAACTTCGTGGTAAGTTTGGATTTTTTAAACGGAAAGAGTAAATTAGTAAATCACACAAACAATATAACATGTCTAGTACACTATTAG
- a CDS encoding DUF4920 domain-containing protein, whose translation MKKITLILVTIVFSQIVLAQPPSGKAKPGTVYGAKTDEKNAIEASSLTAMLKTKDTLTVKVKAKVLDVCSQKGCWMTFKINETENAFVKMKDYGFFVPLDLVGKTVVLDGHAFTKTTSVAELKHYAQDAKKSQKEIDAITEPKNEVRFMADGIVVIE comes from the coding sequence ATGAAAAAAATAACACTCATTCTTGTAACAATTGTTTTCTCGCAAATTGTGTTGGCACAGCCTCCATCAGGTAAAGCAAAGCCGGGAACTGTTTACGGAGCTAAAACAGACGAGAAAAATGCTATTGAAGCATCTTCACTAACAGCAATGCTTAAAACCAAGGACACTCTAACAGTTAAGGTAAAAGCCAAAGTTCTTGACGTATGTTCTCAAAAAGGTTGCTGGATGACCTTTAAAATAAATGAAACTGAAAATGCATTTGTAAAAATGAAAGATTACGGCTTTTTTGTTCCCCTAGATCTTGTTGGCAAAACAGTTGTTTTAGACGGTCATGCCTTTACCAAAACAACCAGTGTTGCTGAATTAAAACACTATGCACAGGACGCGAAAAAATCCCAAAAAGAAATTGATGCCATTACAGAACCAAAAAACGAGGTACGTTTTATGGCCGATGGTATTGTTGTTATTGAGTAA
- a CDS encoding glyceraldehyde-3-phosphate dehydrogenase, with translation MKTLEKVNGEYQAQLNDWISHEKAALDLINVVGKLWFDRSIELILFRNQLVDRSASEIMNLHLYAKNIVKKPITVYETLALATEILNSKVGAARIDIGKLAFEWHQENANYKTKVDFINDKLKGLIGVTSVVTPKDVVLYGFGRIGRLAARELITLAGKGEQLRLRAIVTRGNSDEEIVKRADLLRTDSVHGTFPGTVIEDLANKALIINGHTVHMIDAKNPEDVDYTKYGIDNALLIDNTGVFRDDVELSRHLKAKGIDKVLLTAPAKGNVPNVVHGVNHETVDLSTQRIFSAASCTTNAIMPILHVIDTEFGIQKGHIETVHSYTNDQNLLDNYHKKYRRGRSAALNMVITETGAESALKKVLPHLSGKFTANSVRVPTPNVSLAILNLNINKEVTRDEVNAIIHKYAMNGKLVEQIQYAFSNELVSTDVIGNPCPSVYDSQATIVSPDKKSIVLYVWYDNEYGYTRQVIRFSKHISEVRRPFYY, from the coding sequence ATGAAAACACTTGAAAAAGTAAACGGAGAATACCAAGCCCAATTAAATGATTGGATCAGTCACGAAAAGGCTGCTTTGGATTTGATTAATGTTGTTGGAAAATTATGGTTTGATAGATCTATCGAACTTATTTTATTCCGCAACCAATTAGTTGACCGCAGTGCAAGTGAAATAATGAATTTGCACCTATACGCTAAAAATATTGTAAAAAAACCAATTACGGTTTATGAAACACTTGCGCTTGCCACCGAAATTTTAAATTCTAAAGTTGGCGCAGCCCGTATTGATATTGGAAAATTAGCCTTTGAATGGCACCAAGAAAATGCTAACTACAAAACAAAAGTTGATTTTATTAATGATAAATTAAAGGGTCTTATTGGTGTTACTTCTGTCGTAACTCCTAAAGATGTTGTTTTATACGGCTTCGGACGTATTGGTCGTTTAGCTGCTCGTGAATTAATTACACTTGCTGGTAAAGGAGAACAATTAAGACTTCGCGCAATCGTTACCAGAGGAAATAGCGACGAAGAAATTGTAAAACGTGCCGATTTATTGCGCACCGATTCGGTTCATGGAACTTTCCCAGGAACTGTTATTGAAGATTTAGCAAATAAAGCACTGATCATTAACGGACATACAGTTCACATGATTGATGCTAAAAATCCAGAAGATGTTGATTACACGAAATACGGTATTGATAACGCTCTACTAATTGATAATACAGGCGTTTTCAGAGATGATGTTGAACTAAGTCGTCACTTAAAAGCTAAAGGAATTGACAAAGTATTATTAACAGCTCCTGCAAAAGGCAATGTTCCAAACGTTGTTCACGGTGTGAATCACGAAACAGTTGATCTTAGCACGCAACGTATTTTTTCTGCTGCAAGCTGTACAACCAATGCTATCATGCCTATTTTACATGTGATTGATACAGAATTCGGAATTCAAAAAGGACATATTGAAACGGTTCACTCTTATACAAACGACCAGAATTTATTGGATAACTATCACAAAAAATACCGTCGTGGTCGCTCTGCTGCTTTAAACATGGTTATTACAGAAACCGGTGCTGAAAGTGCTTTGAAAAAAGTATTACCGCATTTAAGTGGAAAATTCACTGCGAATTCAGTGCGTGTCCCAACCCCAAATGTAAGTTTGGCTATCTTAAACTTAAATATAAATAAAGAGGTTACCCGCGACGAAGTTAATGCCATCATTCACAAATATGCGATGAATGGTAAACTTGTTGAACAAATACAATATGCATTCAGTAATGAATTGGTAAGTACAGATGTTATCGGCAATCCTTGTCCAAGTGTATACGACAGCCAGGCGACCATTGTATCTCCTGATAAAAAGAGTATTGTATTATACGTTTGGTATGATAATGAATACGGTTACACACGTCAGGTAATTCGTTTCAGTAAACACATTTCAGAGGTTAGAAGACCTTTCTATTACTAG
- a CDS encoding carboxylesterase family protein, with the protein MKYIFTFLFVTTLININAQQWVTKKYSYDSTMNVTYGTAINFNGRIDTLRMDIYEPDCGNTSLTLKKPLMIWIHGGAFLAGSKNEASISNLCKQFAKRGYITASIDYRLGFVSDDAAWNCNFPNYSCIFAGDSAEWIRAWYRGVQDAKGALRYLVNRSSQFKIDVNNIFVAGESAGSLISLGVGLLDTIIERMPQTFAIGALANPNNNALNCTYNVNQTFTSSNVPRPDLGGIEGIIEPTIISYTIKGIGNNYGAMFSNLLRYNQIAHTKPAIYSFHQPCDIVVPIDSGLVYQGLSWCMTNGYNCYAIKNTAKLYGSRAFSNWNTNNNYGYTIHNEFTSTAFPYSFLFGTGSCADQVNNPCHAYDNSTLRENNLANFFAPLISASAMCDTTSTTGIELFEKKSKFLMYPNPVVNILNVLVKQFDEGTLKISTILGLPVKEISLKQDRTEIDLTAFSRGIYYVTFTNKYGSSSSSKIIKY; encoded by the coding sequence ATGAAGTATATTTTTACCTTTTTGTTTGTCACTACTTTAATAAACATAAATGCCCAGCAGTGGGTAACAAAAAAATACAGTTATGACAGTACAATGAACGTAACTTATGGCACAGCTATTAATTTTAATGGTAGAATTGACACGTTAAGAATGGACATATACGAGCCTGATTGCGGGAATACTTCTCTTACATTAAAAAAACCACTCATGATTTGGATACATGGGGGAGCATTTTTAGCGGGAAGTAAGAATGAAGCGAGTATATCTAATTTATGTAAACAATTTGCTAAAAGAGGTTACATTACCGCCAGTATAGATTATCGTTTGGGTTTTGTGTCAGATGACGCAGCGTGGAATTGCAACTTCCCCAATTACTCTTGCATATTTGCAGGCGATAGTGCTGAATGGATAAGGGCCTGGTACAGAGGGGTGCAAGACGCGAAAGGGGCTTTAAGATATCTTGTCAACCGCAGTAGTCAATTTAAAATAGACGTAAATAATATTTTTGTTGCTGGAGAAAGCGCAGGTTCTCTTATTTCATTAGGTGTTGGTCTGCTGGATACCATTATTGAACGTATGCCGCAAACATTTGCAATCGGCGCTTTAGCCAACCCAAATAACAATGCACTTAATTGTACTTATAATGTCAATCAAACATTTACATCTTCAAACGTACCACGCCCTGATCTTGGCGGCATAGAAGGAATCATTGAACCTACAATTATCAGTTATACGATTAAAGGTATTGGAAATAACTATGGCGCTATGTTCAGTAATTTATTAAGATATAACCAGATCGCTCATACTAAACCTGCCATTTATTCCTTTCATCAACCTTGTGATATTGTAGTACCAATAGACAGCGGCCTTGTATATCAAGGTTTATCCTGGTGTATGACTAACGGTTATAACTGTTACGCAATTAAAAACACTGCTAAACTTTATGGCAGTAGAGCATTTAGCAACTGGAACACTAATAACAATTACGGGTACACCATTCATAACGAATTTACAAGTACGGCTTTCCCTTATAGTTTTTTATTCGGTACCGGCAGTTGCGCCGATCAGGTAAACAATCCCTGTCATGCTTACGATAATTCTACATTACGAGAAAATAATCTTGCAAACTTTTTCGCACCTTTAATTAGTGCCAGTGCGATGTGTGATACAACTTCTACAACCGGTATCGAATTATTTGAAAAGAAATCTAAATTTCTTATGTATCCTAATCCCGTAGTTAACATACTAAACGTTCTTGTTAAACAATTTGACGAAGGCACTTTGAAAATTAGCACTATTTTAGGTTTACCTGTGAAAGAAATATCCTTAAAACAAGATCGAACAGAGATTGATTTGACTGCATTTTCTCGGGGTATTTATTATGTAACATTTACCAATAAGTATGGAAGTAGTTCAAGTTCAAAAATAATTAAGTACTGA
- a CDS encoding RNA polymerase sigma factor — MSTLNDQYYIQQVIAGNVKAFEVVVDQYKNLVFSLTLRMLKSREEAEEAAQDTFIKIYKSLSKFKGDSKFSTWIYKITYNTCLDRLKKDKNAPELLNLEEFNEHHVLSTEVILDTIDEKKRRQIIQECIHLLPSEEAFLLTLYYFEEQSLEDISKIMNVNTNNLKIKLFRSRKKMATILKTKLEPEIIDYYESGRK; from the coding sequence ATGTCAACATTAAACGATCAGTATTATATCCAACAAGTGATTGCCGGAAATGTAAAGGCATTTGAAGTAGTGGTTGATCAGTATAAGAATCTGGTATTTTCGTTAACATTAAGAATGCTAAAAAGTAGGGAAGAGGCCGAGGAAGCGGCACAGGACACGTTTATTAAAATTTATAAATCCTTAAGCAAATTTAAAGGGGACTCCAAATTCTCCACCTGGATTTACAAAATAACGTATAACACTTGTTTGGATCGCTTAAAAAAAGATAAAAACGCTCCTGAATTATTAAATCTGGAAGAGTTTAACGAACATCACGTATTAAGTACTGAAGTTATTTTAGACACCATCGATGAAAAAAAAAGAAGGCAAATTATACAAGAATGTATTCACTTATTGCCAAGCGAAGAGGCATTTTTACTTACCTTGTATTATTTTGAAGAACAGTCTCTCGAAGATATTTCAAAGATAATGAACGTGAACACCAACAATCTCAAGATTAAACTCTTTAGAAGTAGAAAAAAAATGGCAACCATTTTAAAAACGAAATTAGAACCTGAAATAATTGATTATTATGAAAGCGGACGAAAATAA
- a CDS encoding DUF6249 domain-containing protein — protein MLADILVPISFFLIVFGIAYLFLSTRNKERLALIEKGVDASVFMKGRSSGGSFYKVVLLNIALLLMGIGIGIFVGLILSTYTALNSEAVYPSVIFTTAGAALFIGFSMVKKWKSDVQ, from the coding sequence ATGTTAGCAGACATTTTAGTGCCAATTAGTTTTTTTCTAATCGTTTTTGGAATCGCTTATCTTTTTTTATCTACCCGCAATAAAGAGCGTTTAGCACTCATTGAAAAAGGTGTGGATGCGAGTGTATTTATGAAGGGACGGAGCAGCGGAGGCTCCTTTTATAAAGTAGTCTTATTAAATATTGCATTATTATTAATGGGCATTGGCATTGGAATCTTTGTTGGACTGATTCTGTCGACGTATACCGCCCTAAATTCAGAAGCAGTTTATCCTTCTGTAATTTTCACAACAGCCGGCGCAGCTTTGTTCATCGGCTTTTCGATGGTTAAGAAATGGAAAAGTGATGTACAGTAA